CCACGGGACCCCGAGGCGAAGCGAAGGGAGCCGCCCCTTGGCTGAGCTCCACCTCTGGCTCGCCCTGGTGCTCCTCGCCACCCTGGTGGCGGGCGTCGTGCGCATCCTGCGGGGCCCCACCCCGGCGGACCGGATGCTCGCGGCCCAGCTCATGGCGACCACCGCGGTGGCGGTGCTCCTGCTCCTCTCCAAAGGGCTGGGGGTCCGGGCCCTGGGAGACGTGGCCCTGGTCTTCGCGCTGCTCGCGGCCCTGACGGCCGTAGCCCTGGTGCGCCGGGGGTGGCCCGCGCCGGAAGGCGTTTCGCCCCCGCCCGGGGACCGCCCGTGACCTCCTGGATGGCCCTCGCCCTGATCCTGGGCGGCGTCTTCTTCTTCCTCGCGGGCACGGTGGGCCTTCTGCGCTTTCCCGACGTCTACACCCGCCTGCACGCCCTCACCAAGGCCGACTGCCTGGGCCTGGGCCTGCTGGCGCTGGGGCTCGCGGTGGAGGCCGAGTCCCTGGCGGCCGCCCTGCGCCTCCTCCTCACCTGGGGCCTGGTGCTCGTGGCCAGCGCCACCTCGGCGCACCTGGTGGCCCGGGGGGCGGCGGCCCGGGGCCTCGCGCCCTGGGGGCGGCCGTGAGCACGCCTGTCCCGCTTGCCGCGTTCGACCTGCTCCTGGCCCTGGCCCTGGTGTGGCTCGGGTGGCGGCTCCTGGCGGCAGACGACCTCTACGAGGCCGTGGCGGGCTTCATCGCCTTCGGCCTC
This window of the Thermodesulfobacteriota bacterium genome carries:
- the mnhG gene encoding monovalent cation/H(+) antiporter subunit G, coding for MALALILGGVFFFLAGTVGLLRFPDVYTRLHALTKADCLGLGLLALGLAVEAESLAAALRLLLTWGLVLVASATSAHLVARGAAARGLAPWGRP
- a CDS encoding monovalent cation/H+ antiporter complex subunit F, yielding MAELHLWLALVLLATLVAGVVRILRGPTPADRMLAAQLMATTAVAVLLLLSKGLGVRALGDVALVFALLAALTAVALVRRGWPAPEGVSPPPGDRP